The proteins below are encoded in one region of Clostridium estertheticum:
- a CDS encoding YtxH domain-containing protein yields MVFSSWFKNRKIEIQKQAKIKTAKKVAIGAVAGSLSGLLGGLLFSPKSGKENREDIVKSSKDITNNIKDKTTELKDTIDNKVTDVKSSVTESKTKISEYLNAKKSSKDIVADDEISSK; encoded by the coding sequence ATGGTATTTTCAAGTTGGTTTAAAAATAGGAAAATAGAAATACAAAAACAAGCAAAAATTAAAACTGCTAAAAAAGTAGCTATTGGAGCAGTAGCAGGAAGTCTTAGTGGATTGTTAGGTGGTTTACTTTTCTCACCAAAATCCGGTAAGGAAAATAGAGAGGATATTGTTAAGTCATCAAAAGATATTACAAACAATATAAAAGATAAAACTACAGAACTTAAAGACACCATTGACAATAAAGTTACAGATGTTAAAAGTAGTGTAACAGAATCTAAAACAAAAATTTCTGAATACTTAAATGCTAAAAAAAGCTCAAAAGATATTGTTGCAGATGACGAAATTTCATCTAAATAA
- a CDS encoding amino acid permease, with protein MWKKKSLKMELKAAKKTDLKKNLTSTDLAALGIGAVLGTGIFVSTGVGAHMAGPAVVLSFIVAAITSGLCALTYAELATMFPVAGSTYTYSYIAFGEIIAWIIGWDLMLEYLVSSAAVASGWSGTFVGLLNSAGIDLPKAISVGPSAGGIIDLPAVFIVGLVTWILFIGIKESAKLNNVIVLIKIGVIILFIVLGVFHISVAHYKPFSPFGWKGVMAGASIMFFAYIGFDAVSTAAEETINPKRDVPRGLAICLGVVIVLYVTVAIVITGMVPFKEISQNNAIPDALKRFGINWGAALVGTGAVIGMISTLLVMLYGQIRVFMVMSRDGLLPKVFSKVHPVHKTPTLCTIITGSIAAIMAGLLPLEEIIKLCNIGTLFAFILVSIGVIVLRKTMPDAERKFRCPWVPFIPILTIIACVYLMTALPLETWIRFIIWLSLGLAIYFLYGRHHSILQHSKPRQYSDANS; from the coding sequence ATGTGGAAGAAAAAGTCCCTGAAAATGGAACTTAAAGCTGCCAAAAAAACTGATTTAAAAAAGAATCTTACATCAACTGACCTTGCAGCACTTGGAATAGGTGCAGTTCTTGGTACAGGAATTTTTGTATCAACAGGTGTTGGTGCCCATATGGCAGGCCCGGCAGTTGTTTTATCATTTATTGTAGCAGCAATAACAAGTGGACTTTGTGCCCTTACTTATGCAGAACTTGCTACAATGTTTCCAGTAGCGGGTAGTACTTATACATATTCATATATTGCTTTTGGTGAGATTATAGCCTGGATTATAGGATGGGATCTAATGCTTGAATATTTAGTCTCCTCCGCTGCAGTTGCCTCCGGTTGGTCAGGAACCTTTGTAGGGCTGTTAAACTCTGCTGGAATAGATTTACCTAAAGCAATATCTGTTGGACCATCGGCCGGTGGGATTATTGATTTACCAGCCGTTTTCATAGTAGGCCTTGTAACATGGATATTATTCATAGGAATAAAAGAAAGTGCTAAGCTAAATAACGTCATAGTCTTAATTAAAATTGGTGTAATTATTTTATTTATAGTACTTGGTGTATTTCATATTAGTGTTGCTCACTATAAACCATTTTCTCCTTTTGGATGGAAAGGTGTAATGGCAGGTGCTTCAATAATGTTCTTTGCCTATATTGGTTTTGATGCAGTATCGACAGCAGCTGAAGAAACCATAAATCCAAAAAGAGATGTACCTCGTGGACTTGCTATTTGCCTAGGAGTTGTAATTGTGCTTTACGTTACAGTTGCAATTGTTATAACCGGTATGGTTCCATTTAAAGAAATTAGTCAGAATAATGCTATTCCAGATGCATTGAAGCGTTTTGGTATTAACTGGGGAGCTGCTCTAGTTGGAACAGGTGCAGTTATAGGAATGATTTCAACATTACTTGTAATGCTTTATGGACAGATCAGAGTGTTTATGGTTATGTCAAGAGATGGACTACTTCCAAAGGTATTTTCAAAGGTTCACCCAGTTCACAAAACACCTACTCTTTGCACAATAATCACAGGTAGTATAGCTGCTATTATGGCAGGACTTTTGCCCCTAGAGGAGATAATAAAGCTATGTAACATAGGTACATTATTTGCCTTCATTCTTGTATCTATCGGTGTTATAGTACTAAGAAAAACTATGCCAGATGCTGAAAGAAAGTTTAGATGTCCTTGGGTACCTTTTATACCTATCCTAACTATAATTGCTTGCGTTTATTTAATGACAGCATTACCTCTAGAAACATGGATTAGATTTATAATTTGGTTATCACTTGGGCTAGCAATTTACTTTTTATATGGTAGGCATCATAGTATACTCCAACATAGTAAACCAAGACAATATAGTGATGCAAATTCATAA
- a CDS encoding methionyl aminopeptidase, with translation MILSNDDKCWCKSGLKYNECHLDFDKKLQVLKKQCCTVPKRKLIKNKEQIEGIRRSAEINNGILDLVSETIKAGMTTEDINTLAHEYTISRGGIPATLNYEGFPKSLCTSINDEVCHGIPSKDVILKNGDIINVDVTTILNGYYSDASRMFMIGEVSDEARKLVEITKECLNKGLEAVKPWGFLGDIGAAIQEYAQSNGYSVVRDFGGHGVGLQIHEDPFVSHCGTKGTDMILAPGMVFTIEPMINVGSSKIFIDEDNGWTAYTADGALSAQWENTILVTEDGIEIISK, from the coding sequence ATGATTTTAAGTAACGATGATAAATGTTGGTGTAAAAGTGGACTAAAATATAATGAGTGTCATTTAGATTTTGATAAAAAATTACAGGTTTTGAAGAAACAATGTTGCACAGTTCCCAAAAGAAAGCTTATTAAGAATAAAGAGCAAATTGAGGGAATAAGAAGGAGTGCTGAAATAAATAATGGTATTTTAGATTTAGTTAGTGAGACTATTAAAGCAGGAATGACTACAGAAGATATTAATACACTAGCTCATGAATATACAATATCTCGAGGTGGAATTCCAGCTACTCTTAATTATGAGGGATTTCCCAAAAGTCTTTGTACATCAATAAATGATGAAGTATGTCATGGAATACCAAGTAAAGATGTAATACTTAAAAATGGTGATATTATAAATGTTGATGTAACTACTATCCTTAATGGATATTATTCAGATGCATCAAGAATGTTTATGATTGGAGAAGTAAGTGATGAAGCTAGGAAGTTAGTAGAAATTACAAAGGAGTGTCTAAATAAGGGACTAGAAGCAGTGAAACCTTGGGGCTTTTTAGGGGATATAGGAGCAGCGATACAAGAATATGCACAGAGTAATGGATACTCAGTAGTTAGGGATTTTGGAGGACACGGAGTTGGATTACAGATTCATGAGGACCCATTTGTTTCTCATTGTGGAACTAAAGGAACAGATATGATTTTAGCACCAGGAATGGTATTTACAATTGAACCAATGATAAATGTTGGAAGTAGTAAAATATTCATTGATGAAGATAATGGATGGACTGCATATACAGCTGATGGAGCTCTTTCAGCACAATGGGAGAATACAATTCTTGTAACTGAGGATGGTATAGAGATAATATCAAAATAG